In the Populus trichocarpa isolate Nisqually-1 chromosome 8, P.trichocarpa_v4.1, whole genome shotgun sequence genome, AGGCAATCAGACCATACCATAATAATACATACTCAGTCAAATCAATGAATGTTGTCAAAGAAATTCATACAAATAGCAAATGCACCCAGTTAAAGTTCAATACAAGATAAGTTTTATGAATGTTCTGGGTACCTGTGATCACTGGTGGCACTTGGACCTGCCCAAGCCCTAGATAAAGAAGCAACAATTCTTTCAGTTCTTGTGACTGCATCATGAACATTTGATGCAATGCTTCGAACATGAGGCAGTACCTTCCCACACAAAAGCTCATCAAGGACAAGCTTCTCAAGAACTGGCAATGCCAGGATATCTTTCCACAAGCAGATATTCCTCATCAAACGAACAGACATTCCAAACCGGTACGCTGCAACTTGTGCAGCACTCGGCACAGCCTTCAGCACAAGCAGGCTCCATGTTGGGACCTGTGATACAGAAAATGAGCAACAGAAGTGCGATAAGAGTAATAGGGAGTGTGTCTGTGTGTGCAAGTCGGCAGTGTTCGAAAATGACTTCCAAGTTAAAGTTGTGTACCACTGTACTAGCAACTGCATCAGCTAGACGGGTGCGGATTGCAGCTAGTAGCTCTGATAGAGCCTCACTAGTAGCCGGAACATAATTTATTACCAAGCTTGTGGCAGAAATGGCATTTTTCGTCTCTTGAGTGCTAAGCATGTCCCAACAATGGGCAATCTCATGATACAAAATAGGAATTGCAATCTTCTCCACTAGTCCAGGTACAAGGTTAGCATCAACATCATCTGGATTGAGATCACTTCCGTCTTCTGGCAGACCATAATTAAATAGTAGAGAGTGCCTGAATAGGAGGAAATAAAGAACAGTTAGTgctaattgaaaacaaaaaagatgaatCTAAAGTATGTGTGTGGCATTGTCAAATTATTGGGAGCAGAATTCTATGCAAATAGAATGAATTTACAACTCTgagaatcaagaaaaaaaaagaaaaacctacaTATAAGGTTGTAAAAAGTCAGTATTTGAATGGAATTATTAGCAACACTAGAAGTATACCATttcatatcaaaaaaatctgaatccTCATGAAGCGGGTCCCATTTTAGGAGTTCTAGTCTCACATAAGGAGAAAAAATAGCAGGTGCACTGAGTGACATGTAAGCATCTCTATAGCTTGCAAAATATTCTTTCTTCCATGTTTCAAATCTTTCTTTGACCACTGAAAGTTGGGAATATTCTTCAGAAGCATCACTGAAGATCTCCTCCGCAGTCCGGAGCAACAAATCACGGGTTGACTGGTAAGCAGCATTTTTTTCACTGTCACTGTCACTCTCATCCGTGCTCAATTCTCCCTCGATTTTCTGGTCAGAACTATCCACCTCCATGTATGACAATCTCTTCGAATCAAAACGAGCTTTCCTGCGTTGACGAGCCTTAGCCCTTTTCTCCATATCCATCCGTTTCTGCAAGTTGATATCTCTGCCAAATTCATCTAACTTCACTGGCAGATTTGCTTGATCTTTCAAGGCAACTAATGCAGCTGCTGCAGCACTTTTGGCAGCATCAATTGTTGCTGCAGAATTACCTCTTGCACTGAAAACTGACATCGCTGCTTTCACTGCTGCTTCTACCTCCATCATTTCATCCTCATTATCAGCAGTTCTTCTTTCTAAGATAAGTGATGCCTGTTCTTCATGAAGCTTCTGCATCCTCTCTTCAAGTTCCTCAATTAAAGTAGCTTTATGCTGCAAGGAGAACAAAATTACATCAACCAGAAATTTCCTGCTTGCGGGAACCTAAAAATCAATATCATCAACTTATGCAGTTTCTAATGTTAACGATGTAGGAAGAATCTAAAGCTTGCGTTTGATATTGGCACTAATAATTAACATGCAGGTTTAGATGTTAACTGAAGTTCTGGTTCACTTAATTTAGTGGAAGAAGTGCACTGTAAATGTAACTCCCAAGTTCCAACGACCTGGCTCTACATGCTTTTACCTGGTTTTGTTGAATGGAAAAGATGGTGTAATTACTAAGGTCTTACAGATGAAAATGAGATAAAACCTGTGCGCTAACCTAGACAGCATAGAacaagtttttcaaaatgtaatgTAAATTGATTCCAAGAAAAACATGCAACAGGAAAGGTCTGCAAAAAGCACTACGCCTATAAACTTGCAATGGTtcaattgattagaaattgtaAGTGCAAAAATGACATATGCACAAAATATCAGCATTAATGTATATGTGACATGGCATTTTTTATTCTGATTGctataatatattattgaaaaataaagtaaattaaaatatgcCTCCACTACTTTAAAATGGATTACAAGACAAAGTGCCATAAACCAATTTTTGGTATGCTCAAAGAACCAAGAAAATTGGAACaggtttttcaaaatgtaatgTAAATTGATTCCAAGAAAAGTATGCAACAGAAAAGGTCTGCAAAAAGCACTATGCCTATAAACTTGCAATGGTtcaattgattagaaattgtaAGTGCAAAAATGACATGCACAAAATATCAGCATTAATGTATATGTGACAAGGCATTTTTTATTCTGATTGctataatatattattgaaaaataaagtaaattaaaatatgcCTCCACTACTTTAAAATGGATTACAAGACAAGGTACCATAAACCAATTTTCGGTATGCTCAAAGAACCAAGAAAAATTGAACTGTTATGCAGGACtaattctttccttctttctttctttcttttttactggCAAACAAATACACATGCAGgacagaaaattaaataaaactcgtACCTGCAAAAATTCACATATAACAGAAACAAAGTCACGAAGCTTTTGCATAAAGATGAACTTCTCACCAGCAGCAGATATAGACTTTTCAAGAGCAGTAACATTCATTAGCGAGGCAGATAAATTCTCATCAGTCTTTGACAGCAATGAAATCGTTCTACCATGAGATTCCTATAGAAAAAGTAATGACTTAGTTATACATATATTAATCCAGGTGAATATCATCTATATTAATCCTATAAACAAGTATGAATATGAATTTAAGCAATGCCTCTGTAGTGAAGTTGGAATTCAAGAATATTGAGTGATAGCCAAGGTGAGCTACAGAGTAAGACTATAATGACACTTGAGTAACTAGTGTGGTGTGGCTTCTCTTCGATCCAACCAGCCATTGCAATCTGTGTTTATATTAACACAAAATCTCCAATTCAGCCACTTCTGATCACAATAGTGATCAATTGACAGAAATATTACGTGGCAATATTACTATGATATGCAATTCTAGGACCCTGAATTTCATTATCAAGAACCTTAGCGTTAACTTTTGTATGGTTAAAATTACAAATGATTCTATTCTGCCATTAAGTTTGGCAAATTGTAAAATTAGCTAACACATTATGAAGTTGGAAATCACATTACCTTAAGCCTCCTGAGGTTGTCTTGCAAAGCTTTCTTAGCAATATCAGCTTGTTGTGGAATAGACAAGACATCCAATCCTTGAGAAGATCCAAATGCCCCTCCAATGCTTGGAATTGAACCATAGCCTGGCGTCGGCCTCTGCTGAGGTTGCATAGGAATAGTACTAGAAGCAGCAGCACCAGCAGTGCTGGCAAGAGCCCTATTAGCAATAGGAGCAGAAGCATCATCCATCCTCTTTCCTAATCCCTTCCTAAATTGTTCTTCCTCCCAAATCCTGTCCTCCTCATCCTCCTCATCATGAACaacagaagcagcagcagcaacattcCCATCATCCACAAcagcatgatgatgatgagtacCCATCATTGCCAATGCTTTTGCCTTGATGGAGCGatcatcatcgtcatcttcATCGTCATCAGCAGCTGCATCAAAAACTCCTCCATGAGTAGCAGTGTCCTTGGTCATGGTGCCAATCATGGCAATCCTAGTCCTAAACTCAGGCTCCTCGTCACTGAATCCGCCTTGATGATTACTCCCAGAATCCAATGATATATAATCAGGAGCGGCGGCCCTTGATTGCCTCAACCGCTCTCTCTTGGCCCTAATCTTCTTAATAGTATCCTCGTCGGGAAAGCAGGAATAATCATCAGAAGTGGATTTCCCCAATCCCATAGAAGCCAATCGATTCTGTGCGTCGTCGGCACCGTTATCTTTATCCTCGTTCTCATCTTCCGACTGGTCGTCGGCATCgtcttgttgttgatgattaGAAGAAtaattagggttagggttagggctAGGGCTAAAGGAGGGTTTAAGGAGACCTTTGAGGATAATTTTAGGTTCAGACGCGGAGGCAGGGGTGGTGGTCTTTGTGGATTTAGCGAGGGTGCGGGTGTTTCTCTGGAGCTCAAGAAGGGCTTCCTTAGTGTAAGTACCTGCTTGAGGTTGGACATTGGATGCTGTCGTTAAGTAGGAGGTTGTTGGAGGAAGTCTATCTTGGGATACGGTCAATTTGTGAGAGGAAGAGGAGGttggtttaggtttaggttttggTTTGGATTTGGAGGAGGGAATACGGGTGACAgcttgttcatcttcttcatcttcgGCAAAACTTAGGAGCTTCTTTGGTTTTGGCTTTGTAGATTGGGGTGGTGGTGGCTTCCGGGTGGTGGAGGGGGTGGCTTTGGCGTTGGTGTCAGTGTTATTGGTGTTGGCGTCGGTCTTTTCATCGTCAACGTCGCCTCGCCGCCGGAAGTTTCTGGACTTGGAGGAGCTGCTCATTATTGACGGCCTCAGCTAACtgattctctttctctctctctctcaaataatacatttgttgaaattttttccattcctttgcctttttatgatttatatatgTCGATCCGGTTAAGGATTCTAATACGTCctcataaatatcaaattattatttttttacagtaattgatttgaagtttttattttatacaaggatctctaagaaaataaaaatgagacgattgatatttaaaaaaaaaattaatctttttttttttattagagttcCATTAAAAacacgaattttttttttttaaaaaatatatatatatatatatatataaaacatgttttttgttatttatttatttttggtttcatTTAGAAAAACATACTGGCCAGAGAACGCATTTCTTTGCCACTGTGGTGTATCTGACTGAtaagtgtttaaaaatatttttaaaagaatttaaaaaacgTTTTAAAAAGCAATGTATTGCTGCCAATAAAGAAAAGGTATTTTAATACAACACAAAGATGATGATGTTAAGAAGCAAGTTTCCTGTAGTGGCACAAAGAGATGATGTTTCTGACATGTTAAACGGTGGAGGGAGACCACTTGAACAGTTCAGACAGCATAATCTCAAAAGGAGCATCAAAATTCCATGATAGACGAACAAAATTACAATGCATGTGTGTATGAAAGCGTATATTGTTGAATGGCTGGCTGCTATTTCTATATACAGTACGTATGTTGCTCCTACAAACAAGGGTAGTACTTTACCAGGAAGCAATCAGCTTGAAACAACATTTAACTGTCAGGACTTGAATTGTTTCAGTTTCCCATTCTGCTCGTCAATGACTTTGTGCCATCGCTCTCATCTCCCTGCAGCTTTGCTTCGCCTTCATGTGCATGATTTAAAACCCAGACCATATTGGTCCATCCTGGGATCTGGACCCCATATTCGAATTGCTCCATCATCGCTAGCTGAGGCCAGCATGTAAATATTTACCGGGTTCCAGCTCACACAGTTCACAGCTCCAGAATGCCCATCCAGTGCCTGAATTAGTTTCCCTGACCCTCTGTGCCATACATACACCTGCAATATGATATTATCACGCATGATCATCTTCTTACAATAATGAGCAGATATAGATAATCTGGGAAACAGTACATGATCATGCTAGCTATCTATTCTTCGATTGCATTATTTGTTATGGCAAAGATCCTTCATTCTTGTGATTTAACTCCGACTTCTTGAAAATAACAGTACCTGAGCATCCTCACTGCCACTTGCGATAAATGCTTCTTCACATCCACCAAAACAAGATCTGATGATAAACCGTGAGCGTGTGTGACCCTTATACCTGGCCACAACCTGGGGATAACCCTCTAAGCTCCACAGATGGATTTCTTGGTTTGTAAGATTAACTAGAAGgaatttgttgtcttttgacAACGAGAACGAAGTAATCACTTCCTCTTCCTGAATCAGTTTCCGACATCTTTTCTCTTCCCAGTCAAGGAATACTATTGTATCACCTCTGCATATGCTTACTATCATATCCCTCGCATCAGTTATGGCCATCTCAGATATCCTGAGTGTATTCTCTTCCCAACAGTCCAGCTCCGCTCCATTGACATCCCACAGGCTAAAGCTCTTGTTAGTCATACCGGCAAGTATAACCCTACCGTCAGGGGACCATGCACAGGAAATGAAACCGACACCAATTTTTTCGTAAACATGGAGGCATTGTCCCAAATTGGCATCCCATCGTCTGATAACCTCATCTTCGCCACAGGTAAGTAGCTGGTTATCATCAGGGCTCCATGAAACTGTCAAAACTGGTTTCTGGTGACCTATGAGTGTATGCTTCCATGACGCTTTACCTCCATCCATAACCTGAATCAGATTGGTTAATTTAATCTCTTATTCAAAGTGGGAAGattaaagttaaatttaaattaaaactc is a window encoding:
- the LOC18101260 gene encoding transcriptional repressor ILP1 isoform X3; translation: MSSSSKSRNFRRRGDVDDEKTDANTNNTDTNAKATPSTTRKPPPPQSTKPKPKKLLSFAEDEEDEQAVTRIPSSKSKPKPKPKPTSSSSHKLTVSQDRLPPTTSYLTTASNVQPQAGTYTKEALLELQRNTRTLAKSTKTTTPASASEPKIILKGLLKPSFSPSPNPNPNYSSNHQQQDDADDQSEDENEDKDNGADDAQNRLASMGLGKSTSDDYSCFPDEDTIKKIRAKRERLRQSRAAAPDYISLDSGSNHQGGFSDEEPEFRTRIAMIGTMTKDTATHGGVFDAAADDDEDDDDDRSIKAKALAMMGTHHHHAVVDDGNVAAAASVVHDEEDEEDRIWEEEQFRKGLGKRMDDASAPIANRALASTAGAAASSTIPMQPQQRPTPGYGSIPSIGGAFGSSQGLDVLSIPQQADIAKKALQDNLRRLKHKATLIEELEERMQKLHEEQASLILERRTADNEDEMMEVEAAVKAAMSVFSARGNSAATIDAAKSAAAAALVALKDQANLPVKLDEFGRDINLQKRMDMEKRAKARQRRKARFDSKRLSYMEVDSSDQKIEGELSTDESDSDSEKNAAYQSTRDLLLRTAEEIFSDASEEYSQLSVVKERFETWKKEYFASYRDAYMSLSAPAIFSPYVRLELLKWDPLHEDSDFFDMKWHSLLFNYGLPEDGSDLNPDDVDANLVPGLVEKIAIPILYHEIAHCWDMLSTQETKNAISATSLVINYVPATSEALSELLAAIRTRLADAVASTVVPTWSLLVLKAVPSAAQVAAYRFGMSVRLMRNICLWKDILALPVLEKLVLDELLCGKVLPHVRSIASNVHDAVTRTERIVASLSRAWAGPSATSDHSSHKLQPLVDFILSIGMTLEKRHVSGVTETETSGLARRLKKMLVELNDYDNARDMARTFHLKEAL
- the LOC18101260 gene encoding transcriptional repressor ILP1 isoform X2, translated to MSSSSKSRNFRRRGDVDDEKTDANTNNTDTNAKATPSTTRKPPPPQSTKPKPKKLLSFAEDEEDEQAVTRIPSSKSKPKPKPKPTSSSSHKLTVSQDRLPPTTSYLTTASNVQPQAGTYTKEALLELQRNTRTLAKSTKTTTPASASEPKIILKGLLKPSFSPSPNPNPNYSSNHQQQDDADDQSEDENEDKDNGADDAQNRLASMGLGKSTSDDYSCFPDEDTIKKIRAKRERLRQSRAAAPDYISLDSGSNHQGGFSDEEPEFRTRIAMIGTMTKDTATHGGVFDAAADDDEDDDDDRSIKAKALAMMGTHHHHAVVDDGNVAAAASVVHDEEDEEDRIWEEEQFRKGLGKRMDDASAPIANRALASTAGAAASSTIPMQPQQRPTPGYGSIPSIGGAFGSSQGLDVLSIPQQADIAKKALQDNLRRLKESHGRTISLLSKTDENLSASLMNVTALEKSISAAGEKFIFMQKLRDFVSVICEFLQHKATLIEELEERMQKLHEEQASLILERRTADNEDEMMEVEAAVKAAMSVFSARGNSAATIDAAKSAAAAALVALKDQANLPVKLDEFGRDINLQKRMDMEKRAKARQRRKARFDSKRLSYMEVDSSDQKIEGELSTDESDSDSEKNAAYQSTRDLLLRTAEEIFSDASEEYSQLSVVKERFETWKKEYFASYRDAYMSLSAPAIFSPYVRLELLKWDPLHEDSDFFDMKWHSLLFNYGLPEDGSDLNPDDVDANLVPGLVEKIAIPILYHEIAHCWDMLSTQETKNAISATSLVINYVPATSEALSELLAAIRTRLADAVASTVVPTWSLLVLKAVPSAAQVAAYRFGMSVRLMRNICLWKDILALPVLEKLVLDELLCGKVLPHVRSIASNVHDAVTRTERIVASLSRAWAGPSATSDHSHKLQPLVDFILSIGMTLEKRHVSGVTETETSGLARRLKKMLVELNDYDNARDMARTFHLKEAL
- the LOC18101260 gene encoding transcriptional repressor ILP1 isoform X1, with product MSSSSKSRNFRRRGDVDDEKTDANTNNTDTNAKATPSTTRKPPPPQSTKPKPKKLLSFAEDEEDEQAVTRIPSSKSKPKPKPKPTSSSSHKLTVSQDRLPPTTSYLTTASNVQPQAGTYTKEALLELQRNTRTLAKSTKTTTPASASEPKIILKGLLKPSFSPSPNPNPNYSSNHQQQDDADDQSEDENEDKDNGADDAQNRLASMGLGKSTSDDYSCFPDEDTIKKIRAKRERLRQSRAAAPDYISLDSGSNHQGGFSDEEPEFRTRIAMIGTMTKDTATHGGVFDAAADDDEDDDDDRSIKAKALAMMGTHHHHAVVDDGNVAAAASVVHDEEDEEDRIWEEEQFRKGLGKRMDDASAPIANRALASTAGAAASSTIPMQPQQRPTPGYGSIPSIGGAFGSSQGLDVLSIPQQADIAKKALQDNLRRLKESHGRTISLLSKTDENLSASLMNVTALEKSISAAGEKFIFMQKLRDFVSVICEFLQHKATLIEELEERMQKLHEEQASLILERRTADNEDEMMEVEAAVKAAMSVFSARGNSAATIDAAKSAAAAALVALKDQANLPVKLDEFGRDINLQKRMDMEKRAKARQRRKARFDSKRLSYMEVDSSDQKIEGELSTDESDSDSEKNAAYQSTRDLLLRTAEEIFSDASEEYSQLSVVKERFETWKKEYFASYRDAYMSLSAPAIFSPYVRLELLKWDPLHEDSDFFDMKWHSLLFNYGLPEDGSDLNPDDVDANLVPGLVEKIAIPILYHEIAHCWDMLSTQETKNAISATSLVINYVPATSEALSELLAAIRTRLADAVASTVVPTWSLLVLKAVPSAAQVAAYRFGMSVRLMRNICLWKDILALPVLEKLVLDELLCGKVLPHVRSIASNVHDAVTRTERIVASLSRAWAGPSATSDHSSHKLQPLVDFILSIGMTLEKRHVSGVTETETSGLARRLKKMLVELNDYDNARDMARTFHLKEAL
- the LOC7454305 gene encoding WD repeat-containing protein 26 homolog, which codes for MAQSLTSQRDVETVGSKGVIKRNEYVRIITRALYSLNYNMTADLLQEESRIPLDSSEVKLLQKQVLDGNWEESVKTLCTISLLDKATRSLASFLILEQKFLKFLRMDNNVLDALNVLRKEIVPLGINLNRVHELASWIISPSGYRNTDQDTESAKSEILKKLLNLLPPSLVIPPTRLESIVEEALDLQRGACLFHNVFDSDLSLYPDHQCGRGRLPSSIKQILQVHTDEVWFLQFSHDGKYLASSSKDQSAIIWQVMDGGKASWKHTLIGHQKPVLTVSWSPDDNQLLTCGEDEVIRRWDANLGQCLHVYEKIGVGFISCAWSPDGRVILAGMTNKSFSLWDVNGAELDCWEENTLRISEMAITDARDMIVSICRGDTIVFLDWEEKRCRKLIQEEEVITSFSLSKDNKFLLVNLTNQEIHLWSLEGYPQVVARYKGHTRSRFIIRSCFGGCEEAFIASGSEDAQVYVWHRGSGKLIQALDGHSGAVNCVSWNPVNIYMLASASDDGAIRIWGPDPRMDQYGLGFKSCT